A window from Danio aesculapii chromosome 6, fDanAes4.1, whole genome shotgun sequence encodes these proteins:
- the LOC130230357 gene encoding NACHT, LRR and PYD domains-containing protein 12-like, whose product MATSVLELLYYILDDLEQDNLRRFRGLLKQDGRIRAGKLENAGSTEVGNLMLDVFGEKQAVKITLNILRKMKQNELAEELQSKYEEVQKLLEATGRITKKQEHSELRLILENHKRSMKEKVEHIFECKNEQEVHLKDVYTELFMTEGDIKKVNREHEILQIDDTCKSQNKTKPIHCNNIFNLKKNKKTKKKIVLTKGIAGIGKTVSVHKFILDWAEGKANDEIDFVFLLPFRKMNCIKDTEISLHEFLQRFNPELKDLETTQIVHIYSCTLVFIFDGLDESRLPLEFNSGMVTSVEEQSSVDQLFTSLVNGSLLPSALIWVTSRPAAANQIPPEYVGLFTEVRGFTDQQKEEYFRKRITDEAQASRMISHIRKSRSLYIMCYIPVFCWITATVLTDLLTGKDEETINTTLTEMYIHFLLIQMNLKNKKHDQKMERERTKLFVSNRTMILKLAKLAFEQLKKENAVFYEEDLKACGIDVSENFESTGMLTEIFQQEAGLHEMKVFCFMHLSVQEFLAAVHVFLCYLDKNMEELQFFFEEKQNKASKFSRFRRQTSKNIALDHLLIEVIKKAVQSEKGHLDLFLRFLLGISLKSNQNLLKGLFTQTEDSKDSITSTSKHITRLLRSQDFPPDTSVNLFYCLLEVNDISFCREMEQYFQPNPETILSSSMCSLLACALLMSEQVLEELNLKMYTSSLGGCMSLLPAVRCCRKAILSSSSFNDTSCETVALALKTPNSPLIELDMSHNDLQDSGMKLLCDGLKSPNCQLEKLRLEYCNLTGQCYEMVASVLQSSNSRLIELDLSFNDLQDSGLKLLSDGLKSQLKILKLADCTLTGQCCETVASALQSSNSRLIELDMSHNGLQDSGVKLLCDGLRSPNCQLKKLRLVHCNLTDRCCESLSSALNSSTSHLKELNMSYNDLQDSGAKLISDGLKSPNCQLEKLRLESCNLTDQCCESLSSVLQSSNRLIELDVNFNELQDSGVKLLCEGLKSPNCQLEKLELSHCNVTDEGCCVLASTLCSNPSRLRELDLGLIVDGKSGVKKLSGLLKDQNITLNKLTLVLL is encoded by the exons TGCAAAAATTACTTGAAGCAACTGGGAGAATTACAAAAAAGCAAG AACATTCTGAGCTGCGATTGATTTTGGAAAATCACAAAAGGAGCATGAAGGAGAAAGTAGAACacatttttgagtgtaaaaaTGAACAGGAGGTACATCTCAAGGATGTTTACACAGAACTCTTCATGACAGAGGGTGATATTAAAAAAGTCAATCGGGAACACGAGATTCTGCAGATTGATGATACCTGTAAATCACAGAACAAGACCAAGCCAATCCATTGCAACAATAtatttaatcttaaaaaaaataaaaagacgaAGAAGAAAATAGTTTTGACCAAAGGCATCGCTGGCATTGGGAAAACGGTCTCAGTGCACAAGTTCATTCTGGATTGGGCAGAAGGAAAAGCCAATGATGAAATAGACTTTGTATTCCTGCTTCCTTTCCGAAAGATGAACTGCATTAAAGACACAGAGATCAGCCTGCATGAGTTTCTGCAGAGATTCAACCCTGAGCTGAAGGACCTGGAAACCACACAGATTGTTCATATTTACAGTTGTACGCTTGTGTTTATCTTTGATGGCCTGGATGAGAGTCGACTGCCTTTGGAGTTTAACAGTGGAATGGTGACGAGCGTTGAGGAGCAATCATCTGTAGATCAGCTGTTTACAAGTCTGGTCAATGGCAGTCTGCTTCCATCAGCTCTGATCTGGGTGACCTCACGGccagcagcagccaatcagatcccTCCTGAGTATGTGGGGCTGTTCACAGAGGTGCGAGGATTCACTGACCAGCAGAAGGAGGAATACTTCAGAAAGAGGATCACAGATGAGGCTCAGGCCTCTAGAATGATCTCACACATTAGGAAATCTCGTAGTCTCTACATCATGTGCTACATCCCTGTGTTCTGCTGGATCACAGCTACTGTCCTCACAGACTTACTTACAGGGAAAGATGAAGAGACCATCAACACAACACTCACTGAAATGTACATCCACTTTCTGCTGATACAGATGAACTTGAAAAACAAGAAGCATGATCAGAAAATGGAGAGGGAACGCACCAAGCTTTTTGTTTCCAACAGAACAATGATTCTGAAGTTAGCAAAGCTAGCATTTgaacaactgaagaaagaaaatgCAGTGTTTTATGAGGAAGATCTGAAAGCATGTGGTATTGATGTGAGTGAGAACTTCGAGTCCACAGGAATGCTCACTGAGATCTTTCAGCAAGAAGCTGGGCTTCATGAGATGAAGGTCTTCTGTTTCATGCATCTGAGTGTTCAAGAGTTTCTCGCTGCAGTGCATGTGTTCCTCTGCTACCTGGACAAGAACATGGAGGAGCTTCAGTTCTTCTttgaagagaaacaaaacaagGCATCAAAATTCTCACGGTTTAGAAGACAAACCAGTAAAAATATTGCATTGGATCATTTACTAATAGAAGTTATTAAGAAAGCAGTGCAGAGTGAGAAAGGACATTTAGATCTCTTTTTGAGGtttctgctgggcatttcactgaAATCCAATCAGAATCTTCtcaaaggcctgttcacacaaaCTGAAGACAGCAAAGACAGCATCACATCAACAAGCAAGCACATTACAAGACTGCTTCGAAGCCAGGACTTCCCACCAGATACTTCAGTCAACTTGTTTTACTGCTTACTGGAGGTTAATGACATTTCTTTTTGTAGGGAAATGGAACAATACTTCCAGCCAAATCCAGAAACAATCCTCTCCTCGTCCATGTGTTCCCTGCTGGCCTGTGCACTGCTGATGTCAGAGCAGGTGCTGGAAGAGCTTAACTTGAAGATGTACACAAGTTCACTTGGAGGATGCATGAGTCTCCTGCCAGCTGTGAGATGCTGCAGGAAAGCCAT ACTCAGCAGCAGTTCTTTCAATGATACCAGCTGTGAAACTGTGGCTTTGGCCCTGAAGACACCAAACTCACCCCTGATAGAGCTGGACATGAGtcacaatgacctgcaggattcaggaatGAAGCTGCTCTGTGATGGActgaagagcccaaactgccagcTGGAGAAACTGAG ATTGGAATACTGCAATCTCACTGGTCAGTGTTATGAAATGGTAGCATCAGTGCTACAGTCATCAAACTCTCGTCTAATTGAGCTGGATCTGAGTTTCAATGACTTGCAGGATTCAGGATTGAAgctgctctctgatggactgaagagtcaacttAAGATACTGAA ATTGGCAGATTGTACACTCACCGGTCAGTGTTGTGAAACAGTGGCATCAGCTCTACAATCATCAAACTCTCGCCTGATAGAGCTGGACATGAGTCACAATggcctgcaggattcaggagtgaagctgctcTGTGATGGACTGAGGAGCCCAAACTGTCAGCTGAAGAAACTAAG GTTGGTGCACTGTAATCTCACTGATCggtgctgtgagagtttgtcaTCAGCTCTAAACTCATCAACCTCTCATCTGAAGGAGCTAAACATGAGttacaatgacctgcaggattcaggagcgAAGCTGATCTCCGATGGATTGAAGAGCCCAAACTGTCAGCTGGAGAAACTGAG gCTGGAATCCTGTAATCTCACTGATCAGTGTTGTGAGAGTTTGTCATCAGTTCTACAATCATCTAATCGTCTGATAGAGCTAGACGTGAATTTCAATGagctgcaggattcaggagtgaagctgctcTGTGAGGGACTGAAGAGCCCAAACTGTCAGCTGGAGAAACTGGA GTTGTCTCACTGCAATGTGACAGATGAAGGCTGTTGTGTTTTGGCTTCAACTCTGTGTTCAAATCCTTCACGTCTAAGAGAACTGGATCTCGGCTTAATTGTGGATGGAAAATCAGGAGTCAAGAAGTTGTCTGGTCTACTGAAAGACCAAAACATTACACTGAACAAACTAACTTTAGTTCTGCTGTAG